Within Gambusia affinis linkage group LG01, SWU_Gaff_1.0, whole genome shotgun sequence, the genomic segment CTAACCGAtagataaaaatacaatttaaaaacttaatGTCTTAAATACATGCATGCCTTTTTTAATTAGTGTCATTTTGAATAGAAGTTCATTTAAACCCTTAAACCTCATCCATAAAGCTGCTACTACATGACTTTACGGTTATAATTATCAGAAGACTTTAATTATGCTACATTTGAGACAGTTTTATATCTGTACGttttgttgtacttttatttaGCAGAGGTGGGTAATTAGCTACGTTTACTTgattaactttttgaaaaaagaagttTACTGCACTGTattgtttaacttttacttgagtaataacataaaaaaagtatAGCTACTCTTAATTGAGTAAAACATCTGCCTTCATTACCCACTGTGAGTAAATTTCCTTAAGGATTAGCATGCTTGCTTTGACCTAAAATGCACAGTGAAAAATGCACCTTCACTTCATGATTTAATGATTTCTTGTTTACATTGATGTCTTTTTAATTGTAACTTGACAcgtacaataaatacaaaaaagtatgaatattttttttagatctgtTGGGCTCAAGCAAACATAAACAGCAGGGAAGAACAGAGTACCAATACTTACAGAAATgcaagagtagcactacttcatcatatgtttactcaagtaaaagtaaaaagttattcaagaaattactcaagtaagagtaaaaagagTGTTCTGTAAAAAGGTTACATAAGTACTGATTATCTGATCAGAACATATGATTTCATATTTAGACATTATTTCATCAGACAGACAAGAATTATAAAATTCTGGTCTTTTAAAGGGGGGGGATATTAtgtaaaagtgactttttacaTGCTATGATATTTTTCCTTCATCAAAACCattcctggagtgttgctttgattctttcatgcatgtttgcaTGAATCTCATTTGGGGTGCCTAAAAACACTTGCCCTCACAAAGTGCCGCCTATTTTCTCAAAAATCCTGTACTGAACTTTTCAGAAAGTCAACACCTAATATTTTTCACGTGTAGGTGTTTCTGTTTGGCGCCtcagtttgctttgtttctctgcagcttctgGATTTTCTCGGCTAATGTCGTTCTCCTGCTTCAGGTGTTATGGAGCTAACTGAAGGTAGCGTACACACCCTGTGACATGTTGGCCCAAGCAGGATCGTGGCACTTCGGACCACCTCCTAAACATCACAAGCTCCTACAGTCGTCATGGCCTCCAGCTATGCACCACCGTTTGAGGGCACAGGTGAAGTAAAGGAGGGCTTTCTCTGCCCTCTGTGCCTGAAGGACCTCCAGTCTTTCTACCAACTCCAGGGCCACTATGAGGAGGAGCATTCAGGAGACGATCGGCATGTTCGAGGACAGCTCAAGAGTATGTACAGTAGCAGAAAATCCCCCTAGTGGAAGTGTATGAGTGAATGGTTTGAATTGATTTAAGCTGAATTTGGATCAATTTAGATTCCGCATAACTGTGGATTATCAGAACCATTTTACCTTCAGACAGTCTATATGAacgaaaatataatttattgaagCAAAGTAGTTATTATATAAAAGCACAGCTATAGGTTCTATATGATTTTTCATAAAAAGGACTCACTCTGGAATGACTGGAGTAATATCATTTGAAGAATACACCTgaagaaaagattaatttttttttataacagtttaAGTACTTTAGAATTGCTAATCTAATCCAAATTATACAGAAAgatctgtgaaaacaaagagcaaTTCAcgtgtttttattcacagtaagCTTTCTATAATAATCAGCCTGCACTGTCATTTCATTACAGTTTCAGGTCagtttgaatttcatttttactgatCTTGCTCTATTTTTCTCTGACAGCAATGCTTTTGAGTCCAGGATAATTTCAGTTGCgttgtctttattttagttctttctttgctgttttctatACAACAAGGAGGTAAAAATTGCTGAAATATCATAATTTCTGTCCGAttcagattgattttttttctcctttttttattgttatctaTGTAGATTTGGTTCAGAAGGCAAAGAAAGCCAAAGACAAACTGTTGAAGAGGGATGGAGACGACCGACCAGACACCGGCAGTTATGAGTCCTTCTACTACGGTGGGGTCGACCCATACATGTGGGAACCTCAGGAACTGGGTAATACTCTACTTCTGTatcatttaatatataaaagtGCAAGTAAAGCgaaaaacaaaggaacaatACACGATTGTTtcaatttgttgcatttatcaagtttttctgcttttattttcccccACAGGAGCAACTAAAAGTCACCTGGACCTGTTTAAGAAACACCGGGCAGCGCGCATCGATCATTATGTTATTGAAGTCAATAAGCTCATCATTAGACTGGAAAAGGTTTGCCCAATAAATATTGcaaattgcatatttttcttcctGGTCTTTTCAATTTAATAATGCAACTGTTAACTCtacaaaattatgtttcagTTGACGGCGTTTGACCGAGCCAACGCAGATGCTGCTAAAATTAGAGGTTTGTGTCTTTAATCCTCCAAAAATGCTTTGGGCTTTCTGTCAGTCAAAGGATTTTCCTCCTCTTGTGCAGCCATTGAGAAGTCTGTGGTGTCCTGGGTGAGTGACTCCGACGTCCCCTTCTGTCCCGATTGTGGAAACAAGTTCAACATCCGAAACAGACGCCACCATTGTCGGCTCTGTGGATCCATCATGTGCAGGAGGTGCATGGAGTTCGTTCCCCTGCCTTTGGCCCGTACGTAGCAGCACTTTGAAAATCTAAAGTCATGATTCttgattctttgtttttgctaattttctttACACATTTAAACAGAGAAGCTCATTAATGGCACTCGAGAAGCTCTGTGCGTGCCTGGAAGCCCCAGTCAGTCCCAGTctccaccagcagggggcggagGCAGTGGGATGGGCTCCAGGAGGGGCAGCATCACCAGCTTGAGCAGCGTAGCGTCCATTTTGGAAGATAAAGATGATGAGAAGATCCGCTGCTGTCACCACTGCATGGACACTCTGCTGAAGAGGCAGCAGAAGTTAGAGGAGAAGGATCACGTTCCTGATATAGTGAAACTTTATGAGGTCGGTGGAACAACTGATTCTCTTTGAGTTCCTTCCTGTCATTCATCGTTTTCCTTCAAGGCTTCCTGCTCACAACGCTTGTATTCCTGTCAGAGGCTGAGAATGTGCATGGAGAAGGTGGAGGAAAAGGCTCCGGAGTATATTCGAATGGCTGAATCCCTCAAGTAAgcattaataaaagaaaatgtatatgaAAGAAATGTAGTCTCACTGAATTTTCACCCTATGcaattatttgtgtattttttcctttgacTTTAAATTTGCCGGCAAAAATGTCGCCTACAGAAATTTGTTGTTAAAACTTAATTATCAAATTTGTCTCAGTCAGAGGTGCAACTCTTAATAGCTACGGCTACCTGTTTGTCACATAATCAAAGTAGCATAATTTAATTGGCTAAAAGCAGCTGGACTGATTGTTTTGGCTTGAGTCACTAAATAATTGCAGCATATGAAGACAAGTTTTTGATGATGAATATCTGCTAGCTAAAATTTTTTCTGGTAggtttaaagtacaaaaaaatcacaaattatgGCACAGGATAAACATTCTGCACCATTTACTTTTTCTTCCATACATTTGTGGcttaattttattctgaaatgacGATGATCTACTTCCTCATTTCAAAGCGCCGGAGAAACCACATACAATCTGGACACTGCTGGAGGACTGAGGCTGGAAGTGCAGAAATACTACGAACTCATTGATGCTCTAAGGTTCGTGCTGTTCATGACAGAAGGTTTTACAGCTGAAGGAACTTCAGattaaactgaattgttttcttctcagtAAGAAGATTTTAACACTGGGGGTAAAAAGTGAGCCGCAGCCACACCCAAAGGCGCTCCAGCTACAGAGGATGATACGCTACACAGCCACGCTGTTTGTCCAGGTGATATAGGGTGGATTCACACCAGCTGTGTTTAGTAAACATGTGCATTCACACGTTTACCTAGAAAATGGGTATGCACACTTGAACTCTGATGTGCCTACAAACGTAAGTCtcttcggttgaagtgaactccgGTGCGGTTCAGATGCATATGCGAATGCCAAATGGAACCTCCAAAAGCAGCAAGCAAAGTACAgtacagggcattctgggtaaatgtaACCTAAATAAACTTGTGTGTCTTGCTGTAGCGGGAGAATTGGCTTGTGGTTTTACCgatgacaaaagagaaatcctaaaagcaaaatttttgtttacattttgtgaagaaggaagttctTGCTTCACTTTCATTAGAGGTTTTTCGTCAGtgtttcttggtgcagcgccaccaaaGGCAAGGGGaggaacagatttttcaaaggttttggtttgcttgtttgtttgttttggtcccTAATTGAACAGTCTACCAGTCTATTGTCATAGGGAAGACTCTttatgaattttcttttttggttgttgtttttccaggaGAAGCTTTTGGGGCTGATGTCTTTACCCACTAAGGACAAATATGAAGAGCTgaaagagaagaggaaacaGGACCAAGAGAGACGACTCCAACAGGAGAGACAGGTAAGATTCTCCACCCAcacctttattttctttctctgggATAACAAGTcgctaaatattaaatatttcccTGAACAACAGGTGGCCCAGGAAAGTCTGAAAAGGAGGCAGGAGTATGAGAAAAACCGCCCACCGGCCAACGGAGAGCTGCCGCAGGCCTTTAGAGGCCCCCGCATGACCAAGGCTGGCGGGTGGCTGCCCTCTGCTGACTCCGGCCACTCTCGCAGCGAGCTGGAAGATCCCCTCTTGCAGCAGATTgaaaacattcagtcattccTCCGTCAGGCGCGTGAAGCTCAACGGACAGATGAGGTCGCCATGTTGGAGGAGAACCTGCGTCAGCTGCAGGACGAATACGACCAGCAGCAGACCAGCATGGCCATCGCTCTCTCCCAAAAGTTGGCGCAGGAGGAGAGCTTGCAGCAAGGGGAGCTGCAGCGCCTGGAGGCTCGGGAAAGGGAGGGAAGGGAGCAGTGGGCCTCCACTTTTGTCTCCACACAGCCGTCCTTCACCTGGGAGCCGTCTCTGGATATCAATCCAGCAGGAGATCACCAGGTGGAGTCGGGGGTGGAAACTACGGCAGAAATCCCAACTCTGAAAACCGAGGCCAGTCCATCAGCCGTCAGAGCCCTCTCCTCGCTCACACCTCTAGAGGATTCTCCTCCAAGATTAAGGAGCTTAGGGGGGCACATAACCCCGCCTAGTGGTGAAGGACAGAGCAGCACTTCCCTTAACCCTTTCGAAGAGGAGGACTCCACTCCCATTGAGGAGGATCCATCCAATCCCTTCTTCGAGGACATCAAGAAGGAAGTTTCCAACGGGAAGAAGGAATACAACCCCTTTGATGAAGACGCAGACAGAGAGGACCAACAGGCTGAAACTGCACCAAGCAACCCGTTCGAGGAGGACAAGGCAGGTAACCCCTTTATGGACGCTGCTGGGAACTCGCCCGAGGCCTCCACCAACCCCTTTGACGGGGACGTCGACGACGAAGCTCTGCCCGATGTGGACATGATAGaggaagagctgctgctccagcaGATCGACAACATCAGGGCGTACATCTTCGATGCCAAACTCAGCGGGCGGCTCGACGAGGTTGAGCTCTTGTCGGAGAATCTCAAAGAGCTACAGCACACTCTgcaggagcagaagaagaagaggcacTAACACACTCTGGCTCCAATCACCTGCTATTTACCAAGTTGTCCGAGGCTCGCACACTTTAGGAACGGTCAACCCAGGTTACTGCGGTTTGGATGAAGTCTGATCCATCACACATTAAGTGAATGTGTACCTAGATTTATGGTCCCTGATTTTCTAACATCTTTTTAGATCATTTATGGTTGTGTAGGGCTGAGCTCAAACCCATGCATGAGCTTAAAGCACAgagtaaaaattaatttgtacaGGCACACTTACGAAGTTGTAACAATGCAAAAACGAACAAAGGAAGACAGCAGAATGTTATTTGATTGAGTTGGATGATGTGGTTTAGTTCTTCAGTTGAAGCTGTGAACAAAGTCCAAAAGCTTTAACTGTGCTCTGTGCATTTCTAACAGGGTCAAGAACAACACTGGGAGTGAAGGGTTAACTTTTAGGTCTGCAGCTGTAAACGTCTTAAAATTAGAATAACTTCTGTAGCAGCAAATTAACTAATTGTTGACATAAAATAATAGGTTTGTATTAAGAGTAAAAGGTGCATTACATCATAAAGTCATTTTTACGTATACATGCTAAAAAATGtaagaactgttttttttttctacagtaacAGTGACAGAAATACTTGGACATCAAAATCTGCACTTATGATTTTTTCTGTTAATCTAAACTCCaactttttctgaaagttttgaTCAAATGAATTAGATAAATTGCTTTTTGTGCACTTCgctttgaggggaaaaaaaaaatcctttgtgaTTCCACCAAAAgccaacaaagacaaaagaaaattcacGTCCTACTGTGACCGACAAGGTGAggtgttgttgtgttttgtttacgGTGAGCCTCGAGTGGCTCTTTGATGTTGACCTCGTGGCTGGACTCGCCTTCCCACTCTCCTGGTGCATGTTAGCGCCTTCAGTCTTCAATCCAGAGTTTATCTGAACAGCTCACTCGTCCTGTGTGAACTCAACACAACACTTTAGCAAGGAACACTTTAGACAGCCGTTAATAAAGCGTAGGATGCTCAAATCTGTGCGTCTAGAAATGATGATTATATAAAACTTAAAGACACTTGTTAGATGTATGCTAACACTACATGAATGCCAGCAGTATTATGATCCAGAGCTGCTATGTTTGCTCCAACTTGAATTTGTTGTTGTGCTTTccgtcatttttttttatctgctaaaCTGTAACATCTGCAGACCATCAGAAAACTGAGGCAGAGATATTTTTTGTGACGTTGTGAATTCCTTACATGTATGTTAGCAGTTGATTTTAGTTTTGAGGTAATTGCAACATCCCTGCATTAAAACAAGGAACTACATAATGATTCACAGCCATCACTTTAATAAGAGGAAGTTTcttcaacacaaataaattcatctgtaacaatattttgtgatgggttttttttgttcctaaCTTTGTTTCTAATCTCCTggcaggttaaaaaaaaatacacatgtaATTAATTGGAATTACATATGTGggagttttatttcagaaaaaaataggtTTAAACATGAAACTTGTATAGACCCATCACAACCCAAcctgtgtgttttaaatattcctGTTAATTTTGACCTGCAGTAACACAAGATTCATTCtcttaaaacataaatcatgtacaagcaataaaaatagagaaatattAAAGCTAACCCAACCATGGGGATTCCAGTTGAAGTAGACATCCTCCATATTGCTGGAAAGTTGGGTGGAAGGTAAAGGTGTAGAATAACTTAAACAGGAATAATTAAACCTTGAGAGCATTGTGATGTAAAGGAAATTCAAGAGTTGCGGAGGTTGGAGAGGTGTGAACTTCAGCTGGAGTCAGAGGTACcagaaaaattgagaaaactGACGAATGGTACAAACTCCTCTTTAAACTTAAATTAGAAATCGAAGTCTAGAGAACACATGGAGAGGATCAGAGTCTCGAGTTGCCTGAAGTTCAGTGTGAAATTTCCAAACTTGCTGATGACTTCAGAATCATGTTGGTCCGTTGTGCTTTTTCTAGTCCAAAAACTAGAAAGTACCAGGAAATATTGCAACACTTCGTGCTTCCttctgctgacaagctttatggAGACTCTGCAGGAACGTTTAGAAACACCCGAACCAACAAAAGGCCATTACTGTAATTTGACACAAATTATATCAGAGGGTAGAGAACTTATGATGGTGATAACTCTTATTTGAATTAGTGAAATAAATTCTCTTATGATATCCTAATTTTCAAATATGCACTTGTGCCAGCCACATTATGATTAGATTGAAGGAGTTCTTTTAGAGCAGTGGAAAAATCACTGACATCAATTAGTACAACAGAACAGCAGATGGGGGTTTCTTTGTTCCCAGGAATGGTATCATTTTGGCAGGACGAGTCAATATGGATTATGCATGTTTCACGCCATCACTTACATGCACGAGACTGAGAACTTTTGAGTGTAAAACTTTATCCCAGCAGTAACTCAAGCATACATGTTAACCTGCACAGAATTTCACATAGATGAGACATGGAGAGTTCGATGTTAACATCTGCATTGATGAGTATTAAAAGTCTGTGTGAAAATGGTGGAGCAGATCATCATGTGTCAGTGCGATCCTGCAGCTTCTGGCTGGAGCATATGTCCTTTAATATAGCC encodes:
- the LOC122834714 gene encoding rabenosyn-5 encodes the protein MASSYAPPFEGTGEVKEGFLCPLCLKDLQSFYQLQGHYEEEHSGDDRHVRGQLKNLVQKAKKAKDKLLKRDGDDRPDTGSYESFYYGGVDPYMWEPQELGATKSHLDLFKKHRAARIDHYVIEVNKLIIRLEKLTAFDRANADAAKIRAIEKSVVSWVSDSDVPFCPDCGNKFNIRNRRHHCRLCGSIMCRRCMEFVPLPLAQKLINGTREALCVPGSPSQSQSPPAGGGGSGMGSRRGSITSLSSVASILEDKDDEKIRCCHHCMDTLLKRQQKLEEKDHVPDIVKLYERLRMCMEKVEEKAPEYIRMAESLNAGETTYNLDTAGGLRLEVQKYYELIDALSKKILTLGVKSEPQPHPKALQLQRMIRYTATLFVQEKLLGLMSLPTKDKYEELKEKRKQDQERRLQQERQVAQESLKRRQEYEKNRPPANGELPQAFRGPRMTKAGGWLPSADSGHSRSELEDPLLQQIENIQSFLRQAREAQRTDEVAMLEENLRQLQDEYDQQQTSMAIALSQKLAQEESLQQGELQRLEAREREGREQWASTFVSTQPSFTWEPSLDINPAGDHQVESGVETTAEIPTLKTEASPSAVRALSSLTPLEDSPPRLRSLGGHITPPSGEGQSSTSLNPFEEEDSTPIEEDPSNPFFEDIKKEVSNGKKEYNPFDEDADREDQQAETAPSNPFEEDKAGNPFMDAAGNSPEASTNPFDGDVDDEALPDVDMIEEELLLQQIDNIRAYIFDAKLSGRLDEVELLSENLKELQHTLQEQKKKRH